The following are encoded together in the Proteiniphilum saccharofermentans genome:
- a CDS encoding nucleotidyl transferase AbiEii/AbiGii toxin family protein gives MNIFDQMLARYEIKKESDLRNATYEVMQEIALAGLYRGGFFNKAAFYGGTCLRIFYGLKRFSEDLDFSLIAPDVDFDLEEYFPAIIHEFSAAGKDVTISKKEKRTLGLVESAFLKENTAIYDLKFQTEKSIKIKIEVDIDPPMNFDTEQKLLLLPFSFMTRCFVLPDLFAGKMHALVFRNWKSRVKGRDWYDFEWYVRNGTKLNFEHLQERIRQFDGFEMNKEQFIEKLKERLANTDIDAVKRDVLRFIKYPDELDIWSNDYFLQIADMIKLE, from the coding sequence ATGAACATATTCGACCAAATGTTGGCTCGTTATGAGATAAAAAAAGAAAGCGACCTGAGAAATGCCACTTATGAAGTCATGCAGGAAATCGCTCTTGCTGGACTTTACAGGGGTGGTTTTTTCAATAAAGCTGCATTCTATGGCGGAACCTGTTTACGCATTTTTTATGGTTTGAAGCGATTTTCCGAAGATCTGGATTTTTCCTTAATAGCTCCCGATGTCGATTTTGATCTCGAAGAGTATTTTCCGGCAATCATTCATGAATTTAGTGCCGCCGGAAAAGATGTTACGATCTCGAAGAAAGAAAAAAGGACATTAGGACTGGTCGAGTCGGCGTTTTTGAAAGAAAATACGGCAATTTATGATTTGAAATTTCAAACTGAAAAATCCATCAAAATAAAAATTGAAGTGGATATTGACCCACCTATGAATTTCGATACCGAACAAAAGTTGCTGCTGCTTCCTTTTTCGTTTATGACACGTTGTTTTGTATTGCCTGATTTATTTGCGGGAAAGATGCATGCTCTTGTGTTCCGTAATTGGAAATCGAGGGTAAAAGGGCGGGATTGGTATGACTTTGAGTGGTATGTGAGAAATGGAACGAAACTCAATTTCGAGCACTTGCAAGAGCGGATACGGCAGTTTGACGGATTTGAAATGAATAAAGAACAATTTATTGAAAAATTAAAAGAACGGCTCGCCAATACGGATATTGATGCTGTAAAAAGAGATGTGCTGCGGTTTATAAAATATCCTGATGAATTAGATATTTGGTCGAATGACTATTTCTTACAAATAGCAGATATGATTAAACTTGAGTAG
- a CDS encoding type IV toxin-antitoxin system AbiEi family antitoxin domain-containing protein gives MKFISQLGIIPFDFSVLASNLKDYKSPRQKVLELEKQGTIIRLKRGMYVVSPSVSGKPLSEELIANHLYGPSYVSMETALRYYGLIPESVHAMVSMTLKLTKNYENNIGRFEYIHCPADYYSIGIRQVVEEDYAYLIASPEKALCDLIAYTPKLRLRFVKSMQTYLEEDIRFDMVEFYKMDPDIFEQCLAVSKKKTDIQNILKLLKK, from the coding sequence ATGAAGTTTATTTCTCAATTGGGCATTATTCCTTTTGACTTTAGTGTTCTGGCATCCAACTTAAAAGATTATAAGTCACCACGTCAAAAGGTACTGGAACTCGAAAAGCAGGGAACTATTATTCGCTTAAAACGGGGAATGTATGTTGTTTCCCCGTCTGTATCAGGTAAACCATTGTCAGAGGAGTTGATTGCCAATCACCTCTATGGGCCATCTTACGTATCAATGGAAACCGCGCTTCGTTATTATGGGTTGATACCTGAGAGTGTGCACGCTATGGTTTCTATGACATTAAAACTGACAAAAAATTACGAAAATAACATTGGACGTTTTGAATACATTCATTGCCCGGCCGATTACTATTCTATCGGCATTCGTCAAGTTGTAGAAGAAGATTATGCTTATTTGATTGCATCTCCCGAAAAAGCGTTGTGCGATTTGATTGCTTATACCCCCAAACTCCGGCTACGGTTTGTCAAGTCCATGCAAACCTATTTAGAAGAAGATATACGGTTCGACATGGTTGAATTTTATAAAATGGATCCGGATATATTTGAGCAATGTTTGGCCGTAAGTAAAAAGAAAACAGACATTCAAAACATTTTAAAACTATTGAAGAAATGA
- a CDS encoding RNA polymerase sigma factor, translating to MEKEFIELINTHHGILWKICNVYFYGSSYKEDYYQEILIRLWKAFPNFKGQSAFSTWMYRVALNAAIDILRKLNVRPECVGLIRYQHNRRYKDMYTNLNQSTDFFNNYF from the coding sequence ATGGAAAAAGAGTTTATCGAATTGATTAATACACATCATGGAATATTATGGAAAATCTGTAATGTCTATTTTTACGGTAGTTCCTACAAAGAAGATTATTATCAGGAAATACTCATCCGGTTATGGAAAGCCTTTCCTAATTTTAAAGGGCAATCGGCTTTTTCCACATGGATGTACCGTGTCGCCTTGAATGCTGCCATTGATATTCTTCGCAAGCTAAACGTTCGGCCGGAATGTGTCGGGCTGATTAGATACCAGCACAACAGGAGGTACAAAGATATGTATACTAACCTGAATCAATCAACTGATTTTTTCAACAACTATTTTTAA
- a CDS encoding sulfite exporter TauE/SafE family protein, producing the protein MEIIIISLCAFLVAILTFFSGFGLGTILTPVFMVFFPVDLAIALTGIVHFFNNIFKLLLVGKHANKEVLLRFGIPAIIGAFIGAWLLLNISDLKPLFIYEAFGKIIEVYPVKFIISVLLIIFASLDLIPYFGKLQFGKDKLPIGGALSGFFGGLSGNQGALRSAFLIKAGLSKEAFVATAVVVSTFVDFTRLSVYATRFTQSGLVDNLPLVISATLAGIAGAYIGNKLLKKITLKFLQVTIAIMLIIVSLALGAGLI; encoded by the coding sequence ATGGAAATTATTATTATCTCATTATGCGCATTTCTTGTCGCCATCCTTACTTTCTTTTCGGGTTTCGGGCTTGGAACAATCCTTACACCCGTTTTTATGGTTTTTTTCCCTGTCGATCTGGCTATAGCCCTTACAGGAATAGTCCATTTCTTCAATAATATCTTTAAGTTGTTACTTGTCGGCAAGCATGCCAATAAGGAAGTATTGCTCCGTTTCGGTATTCCCGCCATAATAGGTGCTTTTATCGGAGCCTGGTTGCTGTTGAATATTTCCGACCTGAAACCTCTTTTCATTTACGAGGCTTTTGGAAAGATAATCGAGGTCTATCCTGTAAAATTCATCATTTCCGTTTTGCTTATTATTTTTGCAAGTCTTGATTTAATACCTTATTTCGGAAAATTACAGTTTGGGAAAGACAAACTTCCCATCGGCGGGGCTTTGAGCGGATTCTTTGGCGGACTATCGGGGAATCAAGGAGCTTTGCGCAGCGCTTTCCTTATTAAAGCGGGCCTCTCCAAAGAAGCATTTGTTGCGACTGCCGTTGTTGTGTCGACTTTTGTCGATTTTACCCGCCTGAGTGTATATGCTACACGATTTACCCAATCGGGATTGGTTGACAATCTGCCTTTGGTTATTAGCGCCACACTTGCGGGAATCGCCGGGGCATATATCGGAAACAAGCTTTTGAAAAAAATCACATTGAAGTTTTTGCAGGTAACTATTGCGATCATGCTGATCATTGTATCATTGGCTTTGGGAGCCGGACTGATTTAA
- a CDS encoding bifunctional transcriptional activator/DNA repair enzyme AdaA produces the protein MEKEVFYKAFLERDSSFEGVFIVGVKTTGIFCRPTCPARPKIENVEFFPSAKEAMLSGYRPCKVCKPLEKLGNPPDGIKQLLKYMEENPTVKIKDADLQEMGLEPNQVRRWFLKNYKQTFHAYQRMYRANSAFQRIQSDQNVTDVAFDSGYDSLSGFNSMFKNIIGTSPQKSKDKRVINVTHVETDLGLMIAAATEKGICMFEFADYKLIDLELRQLGEEFNAPLIQGDNPHFDTLREQLNEYFRGERKDFNIPLDLAGTEFQKKVWLSLLQIPYGCTTTYGKQAEALGKPSAVRAVANANGKNKISIILPCHRVIGADGTLTGYGGGMWRKKKLLEFEKENMTTSH, from the coding sequence ATGGAAAAAGAAGTGTTCTATAAAGCATTCCTTGAAAGGGATAGTTCTTTTGAGGGCGTATTCATTGTCGGAGTAAAAACAACAGGTATATTCTGCCGACCCACTTGTCCTGCCAGGCCTAAAATAGAAAACGTAGAGTTCTTCCCTTCTGCAAAAGAAGCCATGCTTAGCGGTTACAGACCTTGTAAAGTCTGTAAACCGTTGGAAAAATTGGGAAATCCGCCTGACGGCATTAAACAATTATTGAAATACATGGAAGAAAATCCTACGGTTAAAATAAAGGATGCCGATTTGCAGGAAATGGGATTAGAGCCAAATCAGGTACGCCGGTGGTTTTTGAAAAACTACAAGCAGACATTCCATGCCTACCAAAGAATGTACCGGGCGAACAGTGCCTTCCAACGTATCCAATCCGACCAGAATGTAACGGACGTTGCCTTTGATTCGGGTTATGATTCTTTGAGCGGGTTCAACAGTATGTTCAAAAATATTATCGGTACTTCTCCGCAAAAAAGTAAAGACAAGCGTGTAATCAACGTAACACATGTTGAAACCGATTTGGGACTGATGATTGCCGCCGCGACTGAGAAAGGTATCTGCATGTTTGAGTTTGCCGACTATAAATTGATAGATTTGGAATTAAGACAATTGGGAGAGGAATTCAATGCTCCGCTTATACAGGGCGACAATCCTCATTTTGACACGCTTCGAGAGCAATTAAATGAGTATTTCAGGGGAGAGCGAAAAGATTTCAATATCCCGCTGGACTTGGCAGGTACGGAATTTCAAAAGAAAGTGTGGCTTAGCTTGTTACAGATACCGTATGGTTGTACGACCACCTATGGAAAACAAGCAGAAGCTTTAGGGAAACCTTCTGCCGTAAGGGCTGTTGCCAATGCCAACGGTAAAAATAAAATCTCTATCATTCTGCCTTGCCATAGGGTTATCGGTGCTGATGGTACACTCACGGGATATGGCGGCGGAATGTGGAGAAAAAAGAAGTTATTGGAGTTTGAAAAAGAGAATATGACAACTTCCCATTAA
- a CDS encoding histone H1, which produces MQTLLTSINEQIALFQENAKLQTENNNKAAGARARKASLELEKQLKAFRKASIEAAK; this is translated from the coding sequence ATGCAAACATTATTGACAAGCATCAACGAACAAATTGCGTTGTTCCAGGAAAATGCAAAACTTCAAACGGAGAACAACAACAAAGCTGCTGGTGCCCGTGCACGTAAAGCTTCGTTAGAATTGGAAAAACAACTGAAAGCTTTCCGTAAAGCATCGATCGAAGCTGCCAAGTAA